One part of the Salmo salar chromosome ssa10, Ssal_v3.1, whole genome shotgun sequence genome encodes these proteins:
- the LOC106613511 gene encoding dynamin-like 120 kDa protein, mitochondrial isoform X5 encodes MLRVGRAVACMACKNMVSNNMGVRFRMPLQKLHPLSRAVHHRYNASANPQRPPHCSAARHFTSMSRLPMRPPKPPPGGHGGWRYQQHRNFWMLRLASRLLKLRYIVLGSAVGGGYTAKKTYEEWKDMLPDMSAYNWVIPDFVWELSDQIDLDKLTKILPELEEIAKLLPELPDFDKIGENFTFLKSILSTEAPGDTPVKAATEAPVTATPEASDKQFKKGLLGELILIQQQIQQAEEEVRRAAASKNARPSPEPAPSPPPRPPPPPRLIPEPMPTTTPNPSPSPPQQKRKSSDKEKVDQLQEELLRTQMKYQRMLERLEKENKDLRKVVLQKDEKGIHQRKIKVCKSLIDMYSEVLDILSDFDSNYNTQDHLPRVVVVGDQSAGKTSVLEMIAQARIFPRGSGEMMTRSPVKVTLSEGPHHVAMFKDSSREFDLGKEEDLAALRHEIELRMRKSVKEGQTVSPETISLSVKGPGIQRMVLVDLPGVISTVTAGMAADTKETIFSISKNYMQNPNAIILCIQDGSVDAERSIVTDLVSQMDPQGKRTIFVLTKVDLAEKNLASPNRIQQIVEGKLFPMKALGYFAVVTGKGSAGESIDSIKDYEEDFFQNSRLLRDGMLKAHQVTTKNLSLAVSDCFWKMVRESVEQQADAFKASRFNLETEWKNNYPRLRELDRNELFEKAKNEILDEVISLSQVTPKHWEAILQKKLWERVSTHVIENIYLPAAQTMNSGTFNTTVDIKLKQWTDKQLPHKALEVAWETLQEEFARFMAEYKGKDQDDIFDKLKEAVKDESIKRHKWNERAMDSLRVIQHNALEDRSITDKPQWDAAIQFMEETLQARLKDTDSVINDMVGPDWKQRWMSWKNRSPEQHTRNETRNELERLLKLHEDHTAYLANDEVTTVRKNLEGRGVEVDPALIKDTWHQLYRRHFLQKALQHCNLCRRGFYYYQRHFVDSELECNDVVLFWRIQRMLLITANTLRQQLTNTEVRRLEKNVKEVLEDFGEDNEKKVHLITGRRVQLAEDLKKVREIQEKLEAFIEALHKEK; translated from the exons atgttacGAGTTGGAAGAGCAGTGGCCTG CATGGCCTGCAAGAACATGGTCTCCAACAACATGGGGGTGAGGTTCAGGATGCCCTTGCAGAAGCTGCACCCGCTGTCCCGTGCCGTCCACCACCGGTACAACGCCAGTGCCAACCCCCAGCGGCCCCCGCACTGTTCGGCAGCCCGCCACTTCACCTCCATGTCCCGGCTGCCCATGCGGCCTCCCAAGCCTCCCCCAGGCGGCCATGGCGGCTGGCGCTACCAGCAGCACCGCAACTTCTGGATGCTGCGCCTAGCCTCTAGGCTGCTCAAGCTCCGGTACATCGTGCTGGGCTCGGCAGTGGGAGGCGGATACACCGCCAAAAAG ACCTATGAGGAGTGGAAGGATATGCTGCCTGATATGAGTGCATACAATTGGGTAATACCTGATTTTGTCTGGGAGCTGAGTGATCAAATTGACCTAG ATAAACTAACCAAAATTCTGCCTGAGTTAGAGGAGATTGCCAAGCTCCTTCCCGAGTTACCTGACTTTGATAAGATAGGAGAGAACTTCACCTTCCTCAAGAGCATTCTATCCACCG AAGCCCCTGGGGACACTCCAGTGAAAGCAGCCACAGAGGCCCCGGTCACCGCCACACCGGAGGCCAGCGACAAACAGTTCAAGAAG GGTCTGCTCGGCGAGCTCATTCTCATTCAACAGCAGATCCAGCAGGCCGAGGAGGAGGTCCGGCGGGCCGCCGCATCCAAAAACGCACGGCCAAGCCCAGAGCCCGCCCCCAGCCCACCCCCACGCCCGCCGCCGCCCCCGCGCCTGATACCCGAGCCAATgccaaccaccaccccgaaccccAGTCCCAGCCCCCCTCAGCAGAAACGCAAG TCTTCAGACAAGGAGAAGGTGGACCAGCTTCAAGAGGAACTGCTCCGAACTCAG ATGAAGTACCAGCGCatgctggagagactggagaaggAGAACAAGGACCTGAGGAAAGTGGTGCTGCAGAAAGACGAGAAGGGCATCCACCAGAGGAAGATCAAGGTGTGT AAGTCTTTGATTGACATGTATTCTGAGGTCCTGGACATCCTCTCAGACTTTGACTCCAACTACAACACCCAGGATCACCTACCCAGG gtggtggtggtgggagaccAAAGTGCAGGGAAGACCAGTGTGTTGGAGATGATCGCCCAGGCTAGGATCTTCCCCCGGGGCTCTGGAGAAATGATGACCCGCTCTCCTGTCAAG GTGACGCTAAGCGAGGGTCCGCACCACGTAGCCATGTTCAAGGACAGCAGCCGAGAGTTCGACCTGGGCAAAGAGGAGGAC CTGGCTGCCCTGAGACATGAGATCGAGCTGAGGATGAGGAAGAGTGtcaaggagggacagacagtcagCCCTGAG ACGATCTCTCTGAGTGTCAAAGGACCAGGCATCCAGAGGATGGTACTAGTGGACTTACCAGGAGTCATCAGT ACTGTGACAGCGGGCATGGCAGCCGACACCAAGGAGACCATCTTCAGCATCAGCAAGAACTACATGCAGAACCCCAACGCCATCATCCTCTGCATccagg ATGGGTCAGTGGATGCAGAGCGCAGCATCGTCACAGACCTGGTCAGTCAAATGGACCCGCAGGGGAAGAGGACCATATTTGTCCTGACCAAAGTAGACCTGGCAGAGAAGAACCTGGCCAGCCCTAACCGG ATTCAACAGATTGTTGAAGGAAAACTGTTCCCTATGAAGGCCTTGGGCTATTTTGCTGTGGTGACGGGGAAAG GCAGTGCCGGTGAAAGCATCGACTCCATCAAAGACTATGAAGAGGACTTCTTCCAGAACTCTAGACTTCTTAG AGATGGCATGCTGAAAGCCCACCAGGTGACCACTAAGAACCTCAGTCTGGCCGTGTCCGACTGCTTCTGGAAGATGGTCAGGGAGTCAGTGGAGCAGCAGGCCGACGCCTTCAAAG CGTCCCGCTTCAACCTGGAGACAGAGTGGAAGAACAACTACCCCCGTCTGAGAGAGCTGGACAGG AATGAACTCTTCGAAAAAGCCAAGAACGAAATCTTGGATGAAGTTATTAGCTTGAGTCAAGTCACACCGAAACACTG GGAGGCTATCCTACAGAAGAAGCTGTGGGAGCGCGTGTCCACACATGTCATCGAGAACATCTACCTGCCGGCAGCCCAGACCATGAACTCTGGCACCTTCAACACCACTGTGGACATCAAGCTCAAACAGTGGACGGACAAGCAGCTGCCTCACAAGGCATTAGAG gTTGCCTGGGAGACGCTGCAGGAGGAGTTCGCCCGCTTTATGGCCGAGTATAAAGGGAAGGACCAGGACGACATCTTTGACAAGCTCAAGGAGGCGGTGAAGGACGAGAGCATCAAGAGGCACAAGTGGAACGAGAGGGCCATGGACAGCCTG AGGGTGATCCAGCACAATGCTCTGGAGGACCGCTCCATCACAGACAAGCCCCAGTGGGACGCAGCCATCCAGTTCATGGAGGAGACCCTGCAGGCTCGCCTCAAAGACA CGGACTCTGTGATAAATGACATGGTGGGTCCTGACTGGAAGCAGCGCTGGATGAGCTGGAAGAACCGCTCGCCCGAGCAGCACACCCGCAACGAAACCAGAAACGAGCTGGAGCGCCTGCTGAAGCTCCACGAGGACCACACGGCCTACCTGGCCAACGACGAGGTCACCACTGTCCGCAAGAACCTGGAAGGCCGAGGGGTGGAGGTGGACCCTGCCCTG ATCAAGGACACGTGGCACCAACTGTACAGACGTCACTTCCTGCAGAAGGCCCTGCAGCACTGTAACCTGTGTAGACGAGGCTTTTACTACTACCAGAGACACTTTGTCGACTCGGAG CTGGAGTGCAATGACGTCGTGCTGTTCTGGAGGATCCAGAGGATGCTGCTTATCACAGCCAACACACTCAGACAGCAGCTAACCAACACAGAGG
- the LOC106613511 gene encoding dynamin-like 120 kDa protein, mitochondrial isoform X7: MLRVGRAVACMACKNMVSNNMGVRFRMPLQKLHPLSRAVHHRYNASANPQRPPHCSAARHFTSMSRLPMRPPKPPPGGHGGWRYQQHRNFWMLRLASRLLKLRYIVLGSAVGGGYTAKKTYEEWKDMLPDMSAYNWVIPDFVWELSDQIDLDKLTKILPELEEIAKLLPELPDFDKIGENFTFLKSILSTGVSVGSEGASGLRLLLEAPGDTPVKAATEAPVTATPEASDKQFKKSSDKEKVDQLQEELLRTQMKYQRMLERLEKENKDLRKVVLQKDEKGIHQRKIKVCKSLIDMYSEVLDILSDFDSNYNTQDHLPRVVVVGDQSAGKTSVLEMIAQARIFPRGSGEMMTRSPVKVTLSEGPHHVAMFKDSSREFDLGKEEDLAALRHEIELRMRKSVKEGQTVSPETISLSVKGPGIQRMVLVDLPGVISTVTAGMAADTKETIFSISKNYMQNPNAIILCIQDGSVDAERSIVTDLVSQMDPQGKRTIFVLTKVDLAEKNLASPNRIQQIVEGKLFPMKALGYFAVVTGKGSAGESIDSIKDYEEDFFQNSRLLRDGMLKAHQVTTKNLSLAVSDCFWKMVRESVEQQADAFKASRFNLETEWKNNYPRLRELDRNELFEKAKNEILDEVISLSQVTPKHWEAILQKKLWERVSTHVIENIYLPAAQTMNSGTFNTTVDIKLKQWTDKQLPHKALEVAWETLQEEFARFMAEYKGKDQDDIFDKLKEAVKDESIKRHKWNERAMDSLRVIQHNALEDRSITDKPQWDAAIQFMEETLQARLKDTDSVINDMVGPDWKQRWMSWKNRSPEQHTRNETRNELERLLKLHEDHTAYLANDEVTTVRKNLEGRGVEVDPALIKDTWHQLYRRHFLQKALQHCNLCRRGFYYYQRHFVDSELECNDVVLFWRIQRMLLITANTLRQQLTNTEVRRLEKNVKEVLEDFGEDNEKKVHLITGRRVQLAEDLKKVREIQEKLEAFIEALHKEK, from the exons atgttacGAGTTGGAAGAGCAGTGGCCTG CATGGCCTGCAAGAACATGGTCTCCAACAACATGGGGGTGAGGTTCAGGATGCCCTTGCAGAAGCTGCACCCGCTGTCCCGTGCCGTCCACCACCGGTACAACGCCAGTGCCAACCCCCAGCGGCCCCCGCACTGTTCGGCAGCCCGCCACTTCACCTCCATGTCCCGGCTGCCCATGCGGCCTCCCAAGCCTCCCCCAGGCGGCCATGGCGGCTGGCGCTACCAGCAGCACCGCAACTTCTGGATGCTGCGCCTAGCCTCTAGGCTGCTCAAGCTCCGGTACATCGTGCTGGGCTCGGCAGTGGGAGGCGGATACACCGCCAAAAAG ACCTATGAGGAGTGGAAGGATATGCTGCCTGATATGAGTGCATACAATTGGGTAATACCTGATTTTGTCTGGGAGCTGAGTGATCAAATTGACCTAG ATAAACTAACCAAAATTCTGCCTGAGTTAGAGGAGATTGCCAAGCTCCTTCCCGAGTTACCTGACTTTGATAAGATAGGAGAGAACTTCACCTTCCTCAAGAGCATTCTATCCACCG GTGTGAGTGTGGGTAGTGAAGGAGCTTCTGGTCTGCGTCTGTTGTTAG AAGCCCCTGGGGACACTCCAGTGAAAGCAGCCACAGAGGCCCCGGTCACCGCCACACCGGAGGCCAGCGACAAACAGTTCAAGAAG TCTTCAGACAAGGAGAAGGTGGACCAGCTTCAAGAGGAACTGCTCCGAACTCAG ATGAAGTACCAGCGCatgctggagagactggagaaggAGAACAAGGACCTGAGGAAAGTGGTGCTGCAGAAAGACGAGAAGGGCATCCACCAGAGGAAGATCAAGGTGTGT AAGTCTTTGATTGACATGTATTCTGAGGTCCTGGACATCCTCTCAGACTTTGACTCCAACTACAACACCCAGGATCACCTACCCAGG gtggtggtggtgggagaccAAAGTGCAGGGAAGACCAGTGTGTTGGAGATGATCGCCCAGGCTAGGATCTTCCCCCGGGGCTCTGGAGAAATGATGACCCGCTCTCCTGTCAAG GTGACGCTAAGCGAGGGTCCGCACCACGTAGCCATGTTCAAGGACAGCAGCCGAGAGTTCGACCTGGGCAAAGAGGAGGAC CTGGCTGCCCTGAGACATGAGATCGAGCTGAGGATGAGGAAGAGTGtcaaggagggacagacagtcagCCCTGAG ACGATCTCTCTGAGTGTCAAAGGACCAGGCATCCAGAGGATGGTACTAGTGGACTTACCAGGAGTCATCAGT ACTGTGACAGCGGGCATGGCAGCCGACACCAAGGAGACCATCTTCAGCATCAGCAAGAACTACATGCAGAACCCCAACGCCATCATCCTCTGCATccagg ATGGGTCAGTGGATGCAGAGCGCAGCATCGTCACAGACCTGGTCAGTCAAATGGACCCGCAGGGGAAGAGGACCATATTTGTCCTGACCAAAGTAGACCTGGCAGAGAAGAACCTGGCCAGCCCTAACCGG ATTCAACAGATTGTTGAAGGAAAACTGTTCCCTATGAAGGCCTTGGGCTATTTTGCTGTGGTGACGGGGAAAG GCAGTGCCGGTGAAAGCATCGACTCCATCAAAGACTATGAAGAGGACTTCTTCCAGAACTCTAGACTTCTTAG AGATGGCATGCTGAAAGCCCACCAGGTGACCACTAAGAACCTCAGTCTGGCCGTGTCCGACTGCTTCTGGAAGATGGTCAGGGAGTCAGTGGAGCAGCAGGCCGACGCCTTCAAAG CGTCCCGCTTCAACCTGGAGACAGAGTGGAAGAACAACTACCCCCGTCTGAGAGAGCTGGACAGG AATGAACTCTTCGAAAAAGCCAAGAACGAAATCTTGGATGAAGTTATTAGCTTGAGTCAAGTCACACCGAAACACTG GGAGGCTATCCTACAGAAGAAGCTGTGGGAGCGCGTGTCCACACATGTCATCGAGAACATCTACCTGCCGGCAGCCCAGACCATGAACTCTGGCACCTTCAACACCACTGTGGACATCAAGCTCAAACAGTGGACGGACAAGCAGCTGCCTCACAAGGCATTAGAG gTTGCCTGGGAGACGCTGCAGGAGGAGTTCGCCCGCTTTATGGCCGAGTATAAAGGGAAGGACCAGGACGACATCTTTGACAAGCTCAAGGAGGCGGTGAAGGACGAGAGCATCAAGAGGCACAAGTGGAACGAGAGGGCCATGGACAGCCTG AGGGTGATCCAGCACAATGCTCTGGAGGACCGCTCCATCACAGACAAGCCCCAGTGGGACGCAGCCATCCAGTTCATGGAGGAGACCCTGCAGGCTCGCCTCAAAGACA CGGACTCTGTGATAAATGACATGGTGGGTCCTGACTGGAAGCAGCGCTGGATGAGCTGGAAGAACCGCTCGCCCGAGCAGCACACCCGCAACGAAACCAGAAACGAGCTGGAGCGCCTGCTGAAGCTCCACGAGGACCACACGGCCTACCTGGCCAACGACGAGGTCACCACTGTCCGCAAGAACCTGGAAGGCCGAGGGGTGGAGGTGGACCCTGCCCTG ATCAAGGACACGTGGCACCAACTGTACAGACGTCACTTCCTGCAGAAGGCCCTGCAGCACTGTAACCTGTGTAGACGAGGCTTTTACTACTACCAGAGACACTTTGTCGACTCGGAG CTGGAGTGCAATGACGTCGTGCTGTTCTGGAGGATCCAGAGGATGCTGCTTATCACAGCCAACACACTCAGACAGCAGCTAACCAACACAGAGG
- the LOC106613511 gene encoding dynamin-like 120 kDa protein, mitochondrial isoform X11 — protein MLRVGRAVACMACKNMVSNNMGVRFRMPLQKLHPLSRAVHHRYNASANPQRPPHCSAARHFTSMSRLPMRPPKPPPGGHGGWRYQQHRNFWMLRLASRLLKLRYIVLGSAVGGGYTAKKTYEEWKDMLPDMSAYNWVIPDFVWELSDQIDLDKLTKILPELEEIAKLLPELPDFDKIGENFTFLKSILSTAEAPGDTPVKAATEAPVTATPEASDKQFKKSSDKEKVDQLQEELLRTQMKYQRMLERLEKENKDLRKVVLQKDEKGIHQRKIKKSLIDMYSEVLDILSDFDSNYNTQDHLPRVVVVGDQSAGKTSVLEMIAQARIFPRGSGEMMTRSPVKVTLSEGPHHVAMFKDSSREFDLGKEEDLAALRHEIELRMRKSVKEGQTVSPETISLSVKGPGIQRMVLVDLPGVISTVTAGMAADTKETIFSISKNYMQNPNAIILCIQDGSVDAERSIVTDLVSQMDPQGKRTIFVLTKVDLAEKNLASPNRIQQIVEGKLFPMKALGYFAVVTGKGSAGESIDSIKDYEEDFFQNSRLLRDGMLKAHQVTTKNLSLAVSDCFWKMVRESVEQQADAFKASRFNLETEWKNNYPRLRELDRNELFEKAKNEILDEVISLSQVTPKHWEAILQKKLWERVSTHVIENIYLPAAQTMNSGTFNTTVDIKLKQWTDKQLPHKALEVAWETLQEEFARFMAEYKGKDQDDIFDKLKEAVKDESIKRHKWNERAMDSLRVIQHNALEDRSITDKPQWDAAIQFMEETLQARLKDTDSVINDMVGPDWKQRWMSWKNRSPEQHTRNETRNELERLLKLHEDHTAYLANDEVTTVRKNLEGRGVEVDPALIKDTWHQLYRRHFLQKALQHCNLCRRGFYYYQRHFVDSELECNDVVLFWRIQRMLLITANTLRQQLTNTEVRRLEKNVKEVLEDFGEDNEKKVHLITGRRVQLAEDLKKVREIQEKLEAFIEALHKEK, from the exons atgttacGAGTTGGAAGAGCAGTGGCCTG CATGGCCTGCAAGAACATGGTCTCCAACAACATGGGGGTGAGGTTCAGGATGCCCTTGCAGAAGCTGCACCCGCTGTCCCGTGCCGTCCACCACCGGTACAACGCCAGTGCCAACCCCCAGCGGCCCCCGCACTGTTCGGCAGCCCGCCACTTCACCTCCATGTCCCGGCTGCCCATGCGGCCTCCCAAGCCTCCCCCAGGCGGCCATGGCGGCTGGCGCTACCAGCAGCACCGCAACTTCTGGATGCTGCGCCTAGCCTCTAGGCTGCTCAAGCTCCGGTACATCGTGCTGGGCTCGGCAGTGGGAGGCGGATACACCGCCAAAAAG ACCTATGAGGAGTGGAAGGATATGCTGCCTGATATGAGTGCATACAATTGGGTAATACCTGATTTTGTCTGGGAGCTGAGTGATCAAATTGACCTAG ATAAACTAACCAAAATTCTGCCTGAGTTAGAGGAGATTGCCAAGCTCCTTCCCGAGTTACCTGACTTTGATAAGATAGGAGAGAACTTCACCTTCCTCAAGAGCATTCTATCCACCG CAGAAGCCCCTGGGGACACTCCAGTGAAAGCAGCCACAGAGGCCCCGGTCACCGCCACACCGGAGGCCAGCGACAAACAGTTCAAGAAG TCTTCAGACAAGGAGAAGGTGGACCAGCTTCAAGAGGAACTGCTCCGAACTCAG ATGAAGTACCAGCGCatgctggagagactggagaaggAGAACAAGGACCTGAGGAAAGTGGTGCTGCAGAAAGACGAGAAGGGCATCCACCAGAGGAAGATCAAG AAGTCTTTGATTGACATGTATTCTGAGGTCCTGGACATCCTCTCAGACTTTGACTCCAACTACAACACCCAGGATCACCTACCCAGG gtggtggtggtgggagaccAAAGTGCAGGGAAGACCAGTGTGTTGGAGATGATCGCCCAGGCTAGGATCTTCCCCCGGGGCTCTGGAGAAATGATGACCCGCTCTCCTGTCAAG GTGACGCTAAGCGAGGGTCCGCACCACGTAGCCATGTTCAAGGACAGCAGCCGAGAGTTCGACCTGGGCAAAGAGGAGGAC CTGGCTGCCCTGAGACATGAGATCGAGCTGAGGATGAGGAAGAGTGtcaaggagggacagacagtcagCCCTGAG ACGATCTCTCTGAGTGTCAAAGGACCAGGCATCCAGAGGATGGTACTAGTGGACTTACCAGGAGTCATCAGT ACTGTGACAGCGGGCATGGCAGCCGACACCAAGGAGACCATCTTCAGCATCAGCAAGAACTACATGCAGAACCCCAACGCCATCATCCTCTGCATccagg ATGGGTCAGTGGATGCAGAGCGCAGCATCGTCACAGACCTGGTCAGTCAAATGGACCCGCAGGGGAAGAGGACCATATTTGTCCTGACCAAAGTAGACCTGGCAGAGAAGAACCTGGCCAGCCCTAACCGG ATTCAACAGATTGTTGAAGGAAAACTGTTCCCTATGAAGGCCTTGGGCTATTTTGCTGTGGTGACGGGGAAAG GCAGTGCCGGTGAAAGCATCGACTCCATCAAAGACTATGAAGAGGACTTCTTCCAGAACTCTAGACTTCTTAG AGATGGCATGCTGAAAGCCCACCAGGTGACCACTAAGAACCTCAGTCTGGCCGTGTCCGACTGCTTCTGGAAGATGGTCAGGGAGTCAGTGGAGCAGCAGGCCGACGCCTTCAAAG CGTCCCGCTTCAACCTGGAGACAGAGTGGAAGAACAACTACCCCCGTCTGAGAGAGCTGGACAGG AATGAACTCTTCGAAAAAGCCAAGAACGAAATCTTGGATGAAGTTATTAGCTTGAGTCAAGTCACACCGAAACACTG GGAGGCTATCCTACAGAAGAAGCTGTGGGAGCGCGTGTCCACACATGTCATCGAGAACATCTACCTGCCGGCAGCCCAGACCATGAACTCTGGCACCTTCAACACCACTGTGGACATCAAGCTCAAACAGTGGACGGACAAGCAGCTGCCTCACAAGGCATTAGAG gTTGCCTGGGAGACGCTGCAGGAGGAGTTCGCCCGCTTTATGGCCGAGTATAAAGGGAAGGACCAGGACGACATCTTTGACAAGCTCAAGGAGGCGGTGAAGGACGAGAGCATCAAGAGGCACAAGTGGAACGAGAGGGCCATGGACAGCCTG AGGGTGATCCAGCACAATGCTCTGGAGGACCGCTCCATCACAGACAAGCCCCAGTGGGACGCAGCCATCCAGTTCATGGAGGAGACCCTGCAGGCTCGCCTCAAAGACA CGGACTCTGTGATAAATGACATGGTGGGTCCTGACTGGAAGCAGCGCTGGATGAGCTGGAAGAACCGCTCGCCCGAGCAGCACACCCGCAACGAAACCAGAAACGAGCTGGAGCGCCTGCTGAAGCTCCACGAGGACCACACGGCCTACCTGGCCAACGACGAGGTCACCACTGTCCGCAAGAACCTGGAAGGCCGAGGGGTGGAGGTGGACCCTGCCCTG ATCAAGGACACGTGGCACCAACTGTACAGACGTCACTTCCTGCAGAAGGCCCTGCAGCACTGTAACCTGTGTAGACGAGGCTTTTACTACTACCAGAGACACTTTGTCGACTCGGAG CTGGAGTGCAATGACGTCGTGCTGTTCTGGAGGATCCAGAGGATGCTGCTTATCACAGCCAACACACTCAGACAGCAGCTAACCAACACAGAGG